The uncultured Hyphomonas sp. genome includes a region encoding these proteins:
- a CDS encoding phosphatidate cytidylyltransferase encodes MGDWTPRELRFSNLGLRLISSAILIPLGLAAVWSGGWGLAVACAVAAGIMAWEWGHISGFVRPALLVVFAALACLALPLGDSALALTIILAGLVYAALSAKGGWNHRGSAVFGLIYVTLLPASLWLLREGPWDGRSAALYFMSFVWASDAAAYFTGRGLGGPRLLPKESPNKTWSGAIGAVVACVVCGVAAADIQRVPFAGWILAGIGISVVAQLGDLFESGLKRRFRVKDSGSILPGHGGVMDRVDGLGAVAFFTVLAFHIAPDLPDMLGLQA; translated from the coding sequence ATGGGTGACTGGACGCCTCGGGAGCTCAGATTTTCAAATCTGGGACTGCGCCTGATATCTTCAGCCATCCTGATCCCGCTCGGCCTTGCCGCGGTCTGGTCAGGCGGCTGGGGGCTGGCTGTCGCTTGTGCCGTAGCGGCTGGAATCATGGCGTGGGAGTGGGGTCACATCAGCGGTTTTGTGAGGCCGGCCCTGCTTGTGGTGTTCGCTGCGCTCGCGTGCCTGGCGCTTCCGCTGGGAGATTCCGCTCTCGCGCTGACGATCATCCTGGCGGGATTGGTTTATGCGGCGCTCTCGGCAAAGGGGGGCTGGAACCATCGGGGCAGTGCGGTCTTTGGGCTGATCTACGTCACCTTGCTGCCCGCATCGCTTTGGCTGCTTCGGGAAGGGCCATGGGATGGCCGCTCGGCAGCGCTCTATTTCATGTCGTTCGTCTGGGCGTCCGATGCCGCGGCTTATTTCACGGGACGGGGGCTCGGTGGTCCGCGCCTGTTGCCCAAGGAGAGTCCGAACAAGACCTGGAGCGGCGCGATCGGCGCGGTTGTCGCCTGTGTCGTCTGCGGTGTTGCTGCCGCTGACATCCAACGCGTGCCTTTCGCAGGGTGGATCCTGGCCGGTATCGGTATTTCCGTGGTGGCCCAGCTTGGTGACCTGTTTGAAAGCGGCCTGAAGCGGCGCTTTCGGGTCAAGGATTCCGGGTCCATCCTGCCGGGGCATGGCGGCGTCATGGACCGTGTGGATGGCCTTGGCGCCGTGGCGTTCTTCACCGTACTGGCTTTCCATATTGCACCTGACCTGCCGGATATGCTTGGGCTGCAGGCATGA
- the dxr gene encoding 1-deoxy-D-xylulose-5-phosphate reductoisomerase, producing the protein MTAARAISIMGSTGSIGCSALDVISHANKAGEGGFDVVALTAGSNAEKLAEQALECRPQIAVIADERQLPVLKERLAGSGIEVAGGIDAVTEAATRPARVLAAIVGAAGLESTLAAVQAGNDVAIANKESVVCGGRLILEEARKAGVTVLPVDSEHSAIHQCLGDGKSLEKLTITASGGPFRTATLDQMRVASPEAAAAHPNWAMGIKNSIDSATLMNKALELIEAAYLFDMQADQIDVIIHPQSIIHGMAHFTDGSVIAQLGAPDMRTPISYALGWPDRVATTVDRLDLVALTKLDFEAVDSAKFPAIELAREAFAAGPGATTVLNCANETAVSAFIAGQCGFLDISLVVKEVLSRFLSGNMAGMACGSLEEIGQLDRFARSAAEDVLKRAPGGGAEGRTLG; encoded by the coding sequence ATGACCGCCGCGCGTGCAATTTCTATTATGGGATCGACCGGGTCCATCGGGTGCTCCGCGCTGGATGTCATCAGTCATGCCAACAAAGCTGGTGAGGGCGGCTTTGACGTCGTGGCGCTCACGGCCGGCAGCAATGCCGAAAAACTGGCGGAACAAGCACTTGAATGCCGGCCCCAGATCGCCGTGATCGCCGATGAGCGCCAGCTGCCAGTCCTGAAAGAGCGGCTGGCGGGTAGTGGCATCGAGGTGGCTGGCGGAATTGACGCCGTCACTGAAGCGGCGACCCGTCCCGCGAGAGTGCTCGCGGCGATCGTCGGCGCGGCCGGTCTGGAATCGACGCTGGCTGCAGTTCAGGCGGGGAACGATGTCGCAATCGCCAACAAGGAAAGCGTCGTCTGCGGCGGCCGGCTTATCCTTGAAGAAGCCAGAAAGGCCGGGGTGACCGTTCTGCCGGTCGATTCTGAGCACAGCGCCATTCATCAATGCCTGGGCGACGGCAAGTCGCTGGAGAAGCTGACGATCACGGCGTCCGGCGGACCGTTCCGTACGGCGACGCTTGATCAGATGCGTGTGGCCAGTCCTGAAGCCGCCGCGGCCCATCCGAACTGGGCCATGGGGATCAAGAATTCCATCGACAGTGCGACCTTGATGAACAAGGCGCTGGAGCTGATCGAAGCGGCCTATCTGTTTGACATGCAGGCCGACCAGATCGATGTGATCATTCACCCGCAGTCTATCATCCACGGCATGGCGCACTTCACGGACGGGTCCGTGATCGCCCAATTGGGTGCCCCGGATATGCGGACGCCGATTTCCTATGCGCTGGGATGGCCGGATCGTGTTGCAACGACGGTCGATCGGCTGGACCTCGTGGCTCTGACGAAACTCGATTTCGAAGCCGTCGACAGCGCAAAATTTCCCGCCATCGAGCTTGCCCGGGAGGCGTTTGCTGCCGGACCCGGCGCCACAACGGTATTAAATTGCGCTAATGAAACTGCCGTTTCTGCATTTATTGCGGGCCAATGCGGGTTTCTGGACATAAGCTTGGTGGTAAAGGAAGTGTTGAGTCGGTTCCTTTCCGGCAATATGGCCGGGATGGCTTGCGGTTCGCTAGAAGAGATCGGCCAGTTGGACCGGTTCGCGCGGTCTGCGGCGGAAGATGTGTTGAAGCGGGCCCCAGGTGGTGGGGCGGAGGGTAGAACGCTTGGGTGA
- a CDS encoding M50 family metallopeptidase, with protein MGELLSQGPLFLACLIFMMGIVVIVHEYGHYLAGRAFGAAVESFSIGFGSPIFERKDKRGTRWRINWIPLGGFVKFAGEAQTAGDIGKTEGGLTGRAYPELSVGQRSIVSLAGPFANFVLATLIFALMIGTFGRPNIEVGVYSVGEGAPAAIAGMEAGDIVVSANGKPVKAASDIQLAVMLNPGTPVDFVIRRGDVEQSLAVTPREEIRENEVGQRVPQGTIGVQLANVSVQPPTRYNPVEALGQGVIQTGKTLEQTVTMLSRIVTGRMSIHTMSGPVGIGDVSRRIVNRVWSQEDVPVQSRVSELFWMLLGMCASISIGIGFFNLLPLPVLDGGHLVFNAYEALTGRHLPEKVQEVSLTFGLILLLGMVVVITWGDVIETGLFGGGGG; from the coding sequence TTGGGTGAGTTGCTTAGCCAAGGTCCGTTGTTTCTGGCTTGCCTCATCTTCATGATGGGCATCGTGGTGATCGTCCACGAATACGGGCACTATCTGGCAGGCCGCGCCTTCGGCGCCGCCGTCGAGTCGTTTTCCATCGGTTTCGGTAGCCCCATTTTTGAGCGGAAAGACAAGCGCGGCACACGCTGGCGCATCAACTGGATTCCACTTGGTGGCTTCGTGAAATTTGCCGGCGAGGCGCAGACCGCAGGGGACATCGGGAAGACCGAAGGCGGCCTGACCGGGCGGGCCTATCCTGAACTCAGCGTCGGGCAGCGTTCGATTGTCAGTCTTGCCGGGCCGTTTGCAAATTTCGTCCTCGCCACCCTGATTTTCGCGCTCATGATCGGAACCTTCGGGCGTCCGAACATTGAGGTCGGCGTTTACTCCGTTGGTGAAGGCGCGCCTGCCGCGATTGCCGGAATGGAGGCTGGCGACATCGTCGTTTCCGCCAATGGCAAGCCTGTGAAGGCTGCGAGCGATATCCAACTGGCCGTGATGCTCAATCCGGGTACGCCGGTGGATTTCGTCATTCGCCGTGGGGATGTGGAACAGTCCCTGGCCGTCACGCCGCGGGAAGAAATCCGTGAAAACGAAGTCGGCCAGCGGGTCCCTCAAGGCACCATCGGGGTACAGCTGGCGAATGTCAGCGTGCAGCCTCCGACGCGCTACAACCCGGTCGAGGCCCTCGGACAGGGCGTGATCCAGACCGGCAAGACACTTGAGCAGACTGTCACGATGCTAAGCCGGATCGTGACCGGACGTATGTCGATCCATACCATGTCTGGCCCTGTCGGAATCGGCGATGTCTCGCGCCGGATCGTGAACCGGGTTTGGTCTCAGGAGGATGTCCCGGTCCAAAGCCGCGTATCGGAGCTTTTCTGGATGCTCCTTGGCATGTGCGCTTCGATTTCGATCGGGATCGGCTTTTTCAATCTGTTGCCGCTGCCGGTGCTGGATGGCGGCCACCTTGTATTTAATGCATACGAAGCCCTGACCGGCCGCCATTTGCCGGAAAAAGTGCAGGAAGTGAGCCTGACATTCGGTCTCATCCTGTTATTGGGGATGGTCGTCGTTATCACGTGGGGCGATGTCATCGAAACCGGCCTGTTTGGTGGCGGGGGCGGCTGA
- the bamA gene encoding outer membrane protein assembly factor BamA: MRKFLAATFMATSVFALQSVSGVAGSAQAQEDNRYGGTIRSIVVQGNRRIEARTVQSYLLLEPGDSFDPNRIDLSLKTLFATNLFADVSIDRLGDDLIVRVVENPIINRVIFEGNKALKEDKLKEEIQAEPRGIFTAARVQNDVQRILELYRQSGRFAAKVEPQYKPLEQNRVDLIFQVTEGPVTGVRSINFIGNEAYSDSRLRSEIVTKQSRFWRFFSSNDNYDPGRLEYDRDQLRQFYQNNGYYDFRVTSAVAELTPDQKDFYITMTVDEGRQYDFGEVKVETALEKLNANALRAAVPIQEGALFRGDLIESTIDTLTYAAGIAGYAFVDIRPQLDVNPDTGRIDVTFVVDEGPRVYIDRINIVGNTQTLDRVIRRELRISEGDAFNRILLDRSKNRVRALGYFKEVEIEEIPTDEPDRTVVNISVQEQPTGELSFAAGFSSVDSYLIDLSASQRNLRGRGQSVVARVSASSRQQVLDLRFTEPHFLDRNLSAGIDVFATKQDFGDISYFTSDTYGAGLRMGFPLTERMQLGLSYRLQYDDIDVTDVPYLIDVATGLPSTRLIQTGGQSTPDDTDDDTYRRAGPNDVIDGQEVVLDRCDPSYLFRETICRSERSDLSSIIGYQLYWDRTNDPITPTRGFDASISQDLAGVGGDVHYLRTETRASFYRGIWKGVVASARLSGGYVFPLENGEGIRINNRFFRGGSTFRGFDVAGLGPREILRVIDPETGEIIATRRLNAQGGNLYYQGTFELSLPNVFPEEYGIKSALFVDAGSLGTLRGPDQSPTINTTDPTTGFPAVRLTKDAASLRAAAGLSVFWNSPFGPIRFDFSQILRSEDYDRTETFRFSTSTRF, encoded by the coding sequence ATGCGTAAGTTTCTTGCAGCGACCTTCATGGCGACCAGCGTCTTTGCGCTTCAGAGCGTATCTGGCGTTGCCGGTTCGGCACAGGCGCAGGAAGACAACCGTTATGGGGGAACGATCCGCTCGATCGTGGTCCAGGGAAACAGGCGTATCGAAGCGCGCACGGTCCAGTCCTATCTGCTGCTGGAACCTGGTGACTCTTTCGATCCCAACCGCATCGACCTGTCGCTGAAGACGCTGTTTGCGACCAATCTTTTTGCGGACGTCTCGATCGACCGTCTCGGCGACGATCTGATCGTTCGCGTTGTCGAAAACCCGATCATCAACCGGGTGATTTTCGAAGGCAACAAGGCGCTCAAGGAAGACAAGCTCAAGGAAGAGATCCAGGCTGAGCCGCGCGGAATTTTTACCGCCGCGCGGGTTCAAAACGATGTGCAGCGTATTCTGGAACTCTATCGTCAGTCGGGCCGGTTCGCGGCGAAGGTTGAGCCTCAGTACAAGCCGCTGGAACAGAACCGCGTCGACCTCATCTTCCAGGTGACTGAAGGACCTGTCACGGGCGTTCGGTCGATCAACTTTATCGGCAACGAAGCCTATTCCGACTCCCGCCTGCGCAGCGAGATCGTGACCAAGCAGTCCCGCTTCTGGCGCTTTTTCAGTTCCAACGACAATTATGACCCTGGCCGGCTCGAATACGACCGTGACCAACTGCGCCAGTTCTACCAGAACAATGGCTACTATGATTTCCGTGTGACCTCGGCTGTTGCCGAGCTGACGCCGGACCAGAAAGACTTCTACATTACCATGACGGTAGATGAGGGACGTCAGTATGATTTTGGCGAGGTCAAAGTTGAGACCGCGCTGGAAAAACTGAACGCGAACGCTTTGCGGGCGGCAGTTCCTATTCAGGAAGGGGCCCTGTTCAGGGGCGACTTGATCGAAAGCACGATCGACACTCTGACCTATGCAGCCGGCATTGCAGGCTACGCCTTCGTGGACATACGTCCGCAATTGGATGTGAACCCGGACACGGGCCGTATCGACGTGACGTTCGTCGTGGACGAAGGCCCGCGTGTCTACATTGACCGTATCAACATTGTCGGTAACACGCAGACGCTGGACCGTGTGATCCGCCGTGAACTCAGGATTTCGGAAGGCGATGCCTTCAACCGGATCCTGCTGGACCGTTCCAAGAACCGCGTTCGCGCGCTCGGCTACTTCAAGGAAGTCGAGATCGAGGAAATTCCAACGGACGAACCTGACCGGACTGTCGTCAACATCTCCGTCCAGGAGCAGCCGACGGGTGAGCTTTCGTTCGCGGCAGGTTTCTCGTCAGTGGATTCCTACCTGATCGACTTGTCTGCCAGCCAGCGGAACCTGCGTGGACGCGGCCAATCCGTGGTCGCACGGGTTTCAGCCTCCAGCCGCCAGCAGGTTCTGGATCTTCGCTTCACCGAACCTCACTTCCTGGACCGGAACCTTTCGGCCGGCATTGATGTTTTTGCGACGAAGCAGGATTTCGGCGATATCTCCTACTTCACCAGCGACACCTATGGTGCTGGCTTGCGAATGGGCTTCCCGCTGACCGAGCGTATGCAGCTGGGGCTGAGCTATCGTCTGCAGTACGACGACATCGATGTGACTGACGTGCCGTATCTGATCGATGTCGCGACAGGCCTGCCGTCGACCCGCCTCATCCAGACGGGCGGACAGTCCACGCCGGACGACACGGACGATGATACGTACCGGCGCGCCGGGCCGAACGATGTCATTGATGGTCAGGAAGTTGTCCTGGACAGGTGTGATCCTTCCTACCTGTTCCGGGAAACCATTTGCCGTTCCGAACGGTCCGATCTTTCGAGCATTATCGGTTACCAGCTGTATTGGGATCGCACCAACGATCCGATTACTCCGACCCGCGGCTTTGATGCTTCGATTAGCCAGGACCTGGCCGGTGTGGGCGGTGATGTTCATTACTTGCGTACCGAAACGCGCGCATCCTTCTATCGCGGCATCTGGAAAGGCGTCGTAGCAAGCGCGCGTTTGTCCGGTGGCTATGTCTTCCCGCTGGAAAACGGGGAAGGGATCCGGATCAACAACCGCTTTTTCCGCGGTGGTTCGACCTTCCGTGGATTTGACGTTGCCGGTCTCGGCCCGCGTGAAATCCTCCGTGTCATTGATCCGGAAACCGGTGAGATCATTGCCACCCGGCGTCTCAATGCGCAGGGCGGTAACCTCTATTATCAAGGTACGTTCGAGCTCAGTCTGCCGAACGTTTTCCCTGAAGAGTACGGCATCAAGAGTGCCCTGTTCGTGGATGCGGGCTCTCTTGGCACACTGCGTGGTCCGGACCAGTCCCCGACGATCAACACAACGGACCCAACCACCGGCTTTCCGGCGGTGCGGCTGACCAAGGACGCTGCATCGCTTCGGGCAGCAGCGGGTCTCAGCGTATTCTGGAACTCGCCTTTCGGACCGATCCGCTTCGACTTCTCTCAGATCCTCCGCAGCGAGGATTACGACCGGACAGAGACATTCCGGTTCTCGACTTCAACACGCTTCTAA
- a CDS encoding OmpH family outer membrane protein: MLIGSVAFTAPAAVAQGSNVIAIDEVKILRDSKAGKDMATKLSNIETQMNGELTPERNTLQTQGKALDAKLAGKTREQINADAALVSELNGYQAKANAFAAKAQRASQEFALTERVALGTFNQALEPVLLQVIQEKNAQLVVSKSSVIYSADSIDATALVIQKLDVATPTLAVTRQKIPDQPANPQ, from the coding sequence TTGCTGATCGGCAGCGTTGCCTTCACGGCGCCGGCAGCTGTCGCGCAAGGCAGCAACGTCATTGCCATCGACGAAGTGAAGATCCTTCGTGACAGCAAGGCTGGCAAAGACATGGCGACCAAGCTCAGCAACATCGAAACGCAGATGAATGGTGAACTGACGCCGGAGCGCAACACGCTGCAAACCCAGGGCAAAGCGCTGGATGCAAAACTTGCCGGCAAGACCCGCGAGCAGATTAATGCGGATGCTGCCCTCGTTTCCGAGCTGAACGGCTATCAGGCCAAGGCCAATGCCTTTGCCGCGAAAGCGCAGCGGGCGTCTCAAGAGTTCGCGCTGACCGAGCGCGTTGCTCTGGGCACTTTCAATCAGGCGCTTGAGCCAGTTCTTCTTCAGGTCATTCAGGAAAAGAATGCACAGCTCGTCGTTTCCAAGAGCTCGGTGATCTACTCCGCAGACTCCATCGATGCGACCGCTCTGGTCATTCAGAAACTCGACGTTGCAACCCCGACCCTGGCAGTCACCCGCCAGAAGATCCCGGATCAACCGGCAAATCCGCAGTAA
- the lpxD gene encoding UDP-3-O-(3-hydroxymyristoyl)glucosamine N-acyltransferase, whose product MTVDPRFYAPLGALTLGQVAELTGAVLDGESDLPVTGIASAANAQKGDLAFLDGDGKTAPEISANAGIFIINEANRKYVPDSSSTLVVRFPRHAHAVAALSMYRPRHLEWTGEARISPDAQVHEGAIVSPGAVVGPGAVIGEGTWIGPNVSIGPGVQIGRHCQIGANASVFCALVGDHVTLLAGARIGETGFGVLAAPDGQRDAPHFGRVILQDHVTIGANTCIDRGVFEDTILGERTKIDNLCQIAHNVVFGRSVVMAAFGGISGSVRVGNQSMLGGRVGIADHVEVGEGVSLAASSGLFRNVEDRETWGGTPAKPIRQWMREVAWLQKQANPKKNS is encoded by the coding sequence GTGACGGTCGATCCGCGGTTTTATGCGCCATTGGGGGCTCTGACGCTCGGCCAGGTTGCGGAATTGACCGGCGCCGTGCTGGATGGCGAAAGCGACCTGCCTGTGACTGGCATCGCTTCCGCCGCCAATGCCCAGAAAGGTGACCTTGCCTTTCTGGACGGTGATGGAAAGACAGCCCCTGAGATCTCGGCGAATGCAGGGATTTTCATTATCAACGAAGCCAATCGCAAATACGTGCCGGATAGCTCATCGACACTGGTTGTTCGTTTTCCACGCCATGCCCATGCCGTAGCCGCCCTGAGCATGTATCGGCCCCGTCATCTTGAGTGGACGGGGGAGGCGCGCATTTCGCCTGATGCCCAGGTGCATGAAGGCGCAATCGTTTCGCCTGGCGCAGTTGTCGGTCCCGGTGCTGTGATCGGAGAAGGGACGTGGATCGGCCCGAATGTGTCGATCGGACCGGGTGTCCAGATCGGCCGACACTGCCAGATCGGCGCCAATGCCAGCGTTTTTTGCGCGCTGGTCGGAGATCATGTCACCTTGCTGGCCGGCGCTCGCATCGGCGAGACCGGGTTCGGCGTGCTCGCTGCGCCCGATGGCCAGCGTGATGCTCCTCATTTCGGGCGTGTGATCCTTCAGGACCATGTCACCATTGGCGCCAATACCTGCATCGACAGGGGCGTCTTCGAAGACACGATCCTCGGCGAACGCACCAAGATCGATAATCTCTGCCAGATTGCGCACAATGTCGTTTTCGGCCGTTCTGTTGTCATGGCAGCATTTGGCGGCATCTCCGGATCAGTCCGCGTCGGCAACCAGTCCATGCTCGGTGGACGGGTTGGAATCGCCGACCACGTCGAAGTGGGGGAAGGCGTAAGCCTCGCGGCATCGTCGGGCCTGTTCCGCAATGTCGAGGACAGAGAAACCTGGGGTGGCACACCGGCCAAACCCATCCGCCAGTGGATGCGTGAAGTCGCGTGGTTGCAGAAACAGGCAAACCCGAAGAAAAATAGCTGA
- the lpxA gene encoding acyl-ACP--UDP-N-acetylglucosamine O-acyltransferase produces the protein MPTQIHPTAFVEDGAQLGTDVTIGPFCHVSANAEIGDGCNLHSHAVVAGHTSLGRNGVLFPHATLGCSPQVIGFQGTPESRLEVGENCTFREYATAHAGMPKFGGLTKVGDHCYIMIGAHIAHDNHIGDHVVMANNVSLAGHIEVGDHVWFGGLAAVHQFSRIGRNAFIGGGAIVVEDVIPFGSVVGNHAKLSGLNMVGLKRRGFDKSQLMQIRSAYKAVFFGEGLFKDRLAKAAQDFADQPLAMELISFIQAGGDRPICKPA, from the coding sequence ATGCCGACACAGATTCACCCCACCGCGTTCGTTGAAGACGGCGCCCAATTGGGCACGGATGTCACGATCGGCCCGTTCTGCCATGTCAGTGCCAATGCAGAGATCGGCGATGGATGCAATTTGCACTCCCATGCCGTTGTGGCCGGGCATACCAGCCTCGGCCGGAACGGTGTCCTGTTTCCGCATGCGACGCTCGGCTGCAGTCCGCAGGTGATCGGCTTCCAGGGGACGCCGGAATCCCGTCTGGAAGTGGGTGAGAACTGCACTTTCCGCGAATACGCGACCGCTCATGCCGGCATGCCGAAATTCGGTGGCCTGACGAAAGTCGGCGATCACTGCTACATCATGATCGGCGCCCACATCGCGCATGACAATCACATTGGCGACCATGTCGTGATGGCGAACAATGTCTCGCTCGCGGGGCATATCGAGGTGGGAGACCATGTCTGGTTCGGGGGGCTTGCTGCGGTTCACCAATTTTCCCGCATCGGCCGCAACGCGTTCATAGGCGGCGGCGCGATCGTGGTGGAGGATGTCATCCCCTTCGGCTCCGTTGTCGGGAACCATGCCAAGCTGTCCGGGCTCAATATGGTCGGCCTCAAACGGCGCGGCTTTGACAAGAGCCAGCTGATGCAGATCCGCAGCGCCTACAAGGCAGTCTTCTTTGGAGAAGGTCTGTTCAAGGATCGTCTCGCGAAAGCGGCACAGGACTTCGCGGACCAACCGCTCGCCATGGAACTTATTTCCTTCATTCAGGCAGGTGGCGACCGGCCGATCTGCAAACCGGCCTGA
- the lpxI gene encoding UDP-2,3-diacylglucosamine diphosphatase LpxI (LpxI, functionally equivalent to LpxH, replaces it in LPS biosynthesis in a minority of bacteria.) encodes MTAPLGLIAGLGELPVAIASNAVASGQGVYVLRLKGFEEPALAEYPGTVVGLGEIGGVIDRLKAAGCRDVVFAGIVKRPNFKDLKLDMRGAMLLPKVVSEARKGDDALLKVLVGEFEKHGFNVIGSEEANKALLAPAGLIAGPEPTDENLADIRAAAKVASATGALDIGQGCVVCDGLVLAVEAQEGTDEMLKRCAMLPEDIRGRPGARRGVLAKRPKPNQERRIDLPTTGVSTVELVAAAGLAGLAVEAGGALLLRRTEMEAAADRLGVFIYGFSPDDVS; translated from the coding sequence ATGACTGCGCCGCTTGGACTGATCGCAGGCCTGGGAGAGCTCCCGGTTGCCATTGCGAGTAACGCTGTTGCCAGCGGTCAGGGTGTTTACGTGCTTCGTTTGAAAGGCTTCGAAGAGCCCGCGCTTGCAGAATATCCCGGTACTGTGGTCGGTCTCGGTGAAATCGGCGGCGTGATTGACCGGCTGAAAGCCGCGGGTTGCAGGGATGTCGTTTTCGCTGGGATCGTGAAGCGTCCGAACTTCAAGGATCTCAAGCTGGACATGCGCGGCGCGATGCTCCTGCCAAAAGTGGTCTCCGAGGCACGCAAGGGCGATGATGCATTGCTCAAAGTGCTTGTCGGTGAATTCGAAAAACACGGCTTCAACGTGATCGGGAGCGAGGAGGCAAACAAGGCTTTGCTGGCGCCGGCCGGATTGATTGCAGGCCCTGAACCGACAGACGAAAATCTCGCTGACATTCGTGCCGCGGCAAAAGTCGCGTCGGCCACAGGCGCGCTGGACATCGGGCAGGGCTGCGTCGTTTGTGACGGACTTGTCCTGGCTGTCGAAGCCCAGGAGGGCACCGACGAGATGCTGAAACGCTGCGCGATGCTGCCAGAAGATATCAGGGGCCGCCCAGGTGCGCGCCGTGGCGTGCTTGCGAAACGGCCAAAGCCGAACCAGGAGCGCCGCATCGACCTGCCGACGACGGGAGTATCCACCGTAGAACTCGTGGCGGCTGCCGGGCTTGCTGGCCTGGCGGTGGAAGCCGGCGGTGCGTTGTTGCTTCGCCGTACCGAAATGGAAGCCGCAGCGGATCGTCTCGGCGTGTTCATTTACGGATTTTCACCGGATGATGTTTCGTGA
- a CDS encoding lipid-A-disaccharide synthase, giving the protein MSRLRVFMVAGEASGDLLAREVVEAIRLKADDVEFAGIGGRELASVGIQSPFDISPLSILGFAEGIRAYGTVVKLADAAADAIVAFRPDAVVLVDSWGFMLRVAQRVRARAPDIKLIKLIGPQVWATRPGRAKTLSATVDYLLCMHDMEVPYYEPFGLPTTVIGNPALSRNTPGDGQKFRAARGMGAGDKICLVLPGSRRSELSKVAPALIAAAKRVADEVPGLRIVISPAGNMKEAFDTAFPDVSSWAEVLHAPEERYDAMAAADLALACSGTVTSELAMQGTPMIVAYRTGWLTWALARGLLYKKQHITLLNIVSDDQEIVPEFVQTKQKPEMIAETAIKWLKDPQLLEKQKQAQGEALARMQGDGHSSADIAADTILSVARGQTVLPQE; this is encoded by the coding sequence GTGAGCCGACTTCGCGTTTTCATGGTCGCTGGCGAGGCGTCAGGAGACCTCCTGGCACGGGAAGTGGTCGAAGCGATCCGTCTGAAAGCGGACGATGTGGAATTCGCCGGCATCGGCGGACGGGAACTGGCATCTGTAGGCATCCAGTCGCCTTTCGACATTTCACCTCTTTCCATTCTTGGCTTTGCTGAAGGCATTCGGGCCTATGGCACGGTTGTGAAGCTCGCTGATGCTGCTGCCGATGCCATTGTTGCGTTCAGACCCGATGCTGTCGTGCTCGTGGATTCCTGGGGCTTCATGTTGCGTGTGGCGCAGCGGGTTCGGGCGCGGGCACCTGACATCAAACTGATCAAGCTGATCGGACCACAGGTCTGGGCGACGCGGCCAGGGCGGGCGAAGACGCTCTCCGCAACGGTCGACTACCTGCTCTGCATGCATGATATGGAAGTGCCGTATTATGAGCCGTTCGGCCTGCCGACGACCGTTATCGGCAATCCCGCCTTATCGCGGAACACGCCGGGCGACGGGCAAAAGTTCAGGGCCGCACGGGGTATGGGGGCAGGCGATAAAATTTGTCTGGTTTTGCCCGGCAGCCGCAGGAGTGAGCTTTCGAAAGTGGCGCCAGCGTTGATTGCGGCAGCGAAGCGCGTGGCCGACGAAGTGCCGGGACTCCGGATCGTCATTTCACCGGCAGGCAACATGAAGGAAGCGTTCGATACCGCCTTCCCGGATGTGTCCAGCTGGGCCGAAGTGCTGCACGCGCCGGAGGAGCGCTATGACGCCATGGCGGCAGCAGACCTGGCGCTGGCGTGCTCTGGCACCGTCACGAGCGAACTGGCAATGCAGGGCACGCCCATGATCGTGGCCTACCGCACGGGCTGGCTCACCTGGGCCCTGGCGCGGGGCCTGCTCTACAAAAAGCAGCACATAACCCTATTGAACATCGTGTCGGATGATCAGGAAATCGTGCCTGAATTCGTCCAGACGAAACAGAAGCCAGAGATGATTGCGGAAACTGCGATCAAATGGCTGAAAGATCCGCAGCTTCTGGAGAAGCAGAAGCAGGCACAGGGCGAGGCGCTCGCCCGTATGCAGGGGGATGGTCATTCTTCCGCGGATATCGCCGCAGATACCATTTTGTCAGTGGCCCGGGGGCAGACTGTGCTCCCGCAGGAATGA